From the Polynucleobacter acidiphobus genome, the window ACCTTTTCTTTCCCAATAAGTGAATCAGAATCCCATGAGAACCTACCTTTGCATTGTTTGCGGCTTTATTTATGATGAATCAGCAGGTCGACCCGAAGACGGTATTGCGCCTGGCACCAAATGGGACGATGTCCCTGCCGATTGGGCTTGCCCCGATTGTGGCGCAGGAAAAGATAGCTTTGAAATGATGGCAATTTAATCGCGGAGACAATGACATGGCAGACCAAAAACAAGCCCCAAAACGCATGAATGAGCGTTCACGCATGGTGACCGAAGGGGTTGCACGCGCACCCAATCGATCCATGTACTACGCGATGGGTTACAAAGAGGAAGATTTTGTGAAACCGATGGTGGGTGTCGCCAATGGCCACTCCACCATTACCCCATGTAATAGCGGCCTCCAAAAGCTAGCCGATGCGGCAATCGATGCTCTGGAGAAAGCGGGTGCTAAGGCTCAAGTATTTGGCACGCCGACTGTCTCGGACGGTATCGGTATGGGCACCGAGGGCATGAAATATTCGCTCGTCTCGCGCGAGGTAATTGCTGACAGTATTGAGGTTTGCGTCAATGGCCTTTGGCAAGACGGTGTAGTGGTGATTGGTGGCTGTGACAAAAATATGCCCGGTGGCATGATTGCCCTGGCGCGCACCAATGTTCCTGGCATCTATGTTTACGGGGGCACCATTAAAGCCGGTCACTACAAAGGTAAAGAGCTCAATATCGTTTCCGCCTTTGAGGCCGTTGGGGAATTCACCTCTGGACGTCTGACGGAAGAGGACCTTAAAGGCGTTGAGCAAAATGCATGTCCAAGTAGCGGCTCCTGTGGCGGCATGTATACCGCCAATACCATGAGCTCCTCATTTGAGGCGCTGGGTATGAGCCTGCCCTACTCTTCAACCATGTCCAACGTTGACCAAGAGAAAGTTGATAGCGCCGCCGAATCAGCCCGCGTGCTGGTTCAAGCAATCAAAAACAATATTCGGCCACGCGACATCATTACCAAAAAATCCCTTGAGAATGCTGTAAGCGTGATCATGGCCGTAGGCGGTTCGACCAATGCTGTCTTGCACTTCTTGGCGATTGCAAGTGCTGCGGAGATTGATTGGACCATCGATGACTTTGAGCGGATTCGTAAACGCGTCCCCGTGATTGCGGATATGAAACCTTCTGGCACCTACCTGGCGCCCGATCTGCATTTGGCGGGTGGCATTCCGCAGGTCATGAAAATTTTGCTAGACGGGGGCCTGCTCCACGGCGATTGCATGACGATTACCGGTAAAACAATTGCCGAGACTCTAAAAGATGTTCCATCTAAACCGAGAGCCGATCAAAAGGTCATTCGGACTTTAGATAATCCGCTTTATCCCCAAGGGCACTTGGCGATCCTCAAGGGCAATATCTCACCCGAGGGCTGTGTCGCCAAAATTACTGGCCTCAAGAATCCATCAATTACCGGTCCGGCGCGGGTATTTAACTCCGAGGATGAGGCGATGGCCGCCATCATGGCCCAGAAAATTAAGCATGGTGATGTGGTCGTGATTCGGTATGAGGGCCCCAAAGGCGGTCCCGGTATGCGAGAAATGTTAGCGCCTACTTCGGCTCTCGTTGGTCAGGGTCTTGGTGAGACTGTTGGACTCATTACCGATGGTCGGTTCTCAGGAGGTACCTGGGGAATGGTGGTCGGTCACGTCGCTCCCGAGGCTTTTGTCGGGGGCACGATCGCCCTGATTGAAGAAGGTGACTCGGTCACAATCGATGCGCACAAGCTTTTAATCCAACTCAATGTCCCAGACGAAGAGATTGCCAAACGGCGAGCCGCATGGAAGCAGCCAAAATCCCGCTATACACGTGGTTTATTGGCTAAATATGCCCGTTTAGCAAGCTCCGCCAGCAAAGGGGCTGTTACCGACCGAAATCTGGATTAATCATTGAAATCAATGGGTTAGCCTTAGGGCTAACCCTTGAGATACCTGCCTCGACAGGGTAAAATGATAGGTTCTTAAATAGGTTTATAAGCAGGTTTGGCCCTATGCAACTTATTTGGATTTCAGGTTCGACTGATCGCGTTCGTAAGATCAATATCACGGCTCAAAGCATTGCAAAACTAGTTGCAATTGCGTGCGCCGTAATGGTTTTGCTTGGGGTCGGTATTCATTTCCTTGGTTTGAGAATTGCGATTGAAGTAAAGCCTGATTTGGCTCGAGCTATGGGCGGGGTAGTTACCGAGGCACAACTTTTAGCGATTGAAGATGGCTACCGTCAACGCCTTGAGGCTCTGCAGTCTCAACTCACTTCGGTGAGTGAAAAACTCAATGAGCTGAAGACCCTGAAAGATCGCTTTGCCGATATCGCCACTCCCGCGCCCGTCAAATCCAAACTGAATGAAAAATCGGATGGTAAAGGCGGTCCTCTTAAGCCGATTCATTTCAAATTTAATAAGCCAGGCTCATTGGACGACGAGCTTGATTACACCTTAAATACTGCCCAACTCCTGCATGATGGCGTAATTAAGATGGGCACCACTTGGCAAAATCAATATGCATGGCTCAATCAACTGCCAATTGGTAGTCCGATTGAGGATCGTTTGGGTCTAACGAGCAACTTTGGCCCGCGCACCGATCCATTCACAAAGACCCTTGCATTTCATTCGGGGATTGATTTCTCCGCACCAGCGGGTACCGCAGTTTTAGCATCGGGCAATGGCAAAGTGTCAAAAGTGGCTCGTGATGGCGCCTATGGGATCTATATTGAAATTGAACACGCCGATGGTTTTACTTCAAAGTATGCCCATGTGCGGGCCACATTTGTTAAAGAGGGTCAAACTGTCGCACGGGGTCAAAAGATTGCCGAGGTAGGCTCAACGGGTCGCTCCACCAGTCCTCACCTTCATTATGAAATTTCTCGCAATGGGAACACGATTAATCCCATGCAAGCCTTGGTGTACTCCAACCGCGTCGCCAGTATTAAGTAATTACTCTTTAGTAATCCGGTTCCAATTGTTTTGAAAGACCTGTGCGCTGTCCTGTAGTTCAGGATTGGCATCTTTTGAACGATGGATCATCATGCCATTAAGTTTTGCACCAGCCTCAACTCCAATTTGTCCATACGTGACATCACCTGTAACCTCGGCACCGTCGTGCAACTCAACGCGTTCGGTGCAATAAATATTTCCAGTCACTTTACCGGCAATAAAAATACGGTAGGCATAGATATCGCCTTGCACTAAACCGGACTTACCAATCGCAATGCTCACATTGTTATCTTGGGATGCCTCCACATTACCAATCACCTTGCCATCAATGCGCAAACTGGTAGAGGAGACTAGGCGTCCATGAACCTCGGTGAATTCATCAACGATGGTTCCAAAAGATTCTTTTGAAGTGACTGACGACTTATTGGATGAGCTTTTGCTAAACATGCTGCCTCCATTTTGATTGGGGTGTATTTAAATGTAACACACCCCGATCCTTATTTAATGCTTCATATGCCCGGATCCAGCACCCATCTCACGTACCGGCACCTTGATTTCCACTTCACCGGCTTTCTGAAATTTCAGCTTAACTGGTACAGCTTCACCAGCCTTAAGCGGACTTTTGATGTCCATAAACATCAGGTGCAAACCGCCTGGTTTGAGCTCGACGGACCCGTTTGCTGGTACATCAATCGCCTTCACCTCGCGCATTTTCATGACGTTGCCATCCATTGCCATGGTATGCAATTGCATCTCGCCAGCGACTGGGGAGCTGGCTGCAATTAATTGATCAGCAGCCCCTTTATTTTCAATCTTCATAAATCCGCCTGCAGCTTTTTGCCCAGGGGCCGTCGCGCGCGCATAAGGGTTCTCAATCTTCAGTTGCCCAATTCGATACTCAGGACTCTTCATATCGTTGTGTGCCAAAGAATAGCCTGAGAATGCGATCAGAGCGCTTGCTGTTACTGCTTGTAAAAAGTTAATGTTCATACTGAATCCTTCAAATTAAAATGCAATGCATGAGGGGTTCGAATCAACCCCCTACCGATAAGAATTAGATGCAAGCGTTTGAGGGCGGTCCCTGAGCGGGAAGTTTGACCCACGCAAAGAGAGTCTTGGCGGACTCCAAATACAAATTGGCTGTCAATATGGGTGTTGAGGGGCTTGCAAATTCTAGATTCGTGAGAAGGCTAAGGGGTGCCAGAGACTGCGTGACGCAATAAGGACAGTCATTGGACATAGCAACTGGTGCTTCGGTATCCAAGTTAATCGTTTGCTTGGAACCATCAAGCGCGCAGAGTTCCATGGTGAGGAAACTTCCATCAACCGATGGTTCAAAGGCCTGCGCTAGTGCCGGGGTAAAAACACTCCACAAAAAAGTGATGGCACAAAGCCAATGGATCAGTTTTTGATGGGGAAAACGCATATTGCTATTTTATCCAGAATGGCTCCGGATGAACAAAGGGGGCTTACGCCCCCTTTTATTTGTTTATATAGCTGCTGCTTTTTTAGATCTCAACTTTGAGAGGAGAGGCCAGAACAGCAGAATTAGTGCCAATGCTGTGATCGTACCGACCAAGGGGTTCGAGAAGAAGATCCCGAGATTGCCTTGCGATACCAACATCGCTTGACGGAAAGAATCTTCAGCGCGATCACCCAAGACCAGGGCCAGAACCATAGGCGCCATCGGGTAGTCGAGTTTCTTAAACAAGTAACCCAAGACACCGAAGCCCAACATCAGCCATACATCGAACATCGCATTATTAACGGTGTATGCACCAACCGAGCAGATCACAATGATTACCGGTGCAATGATCGAGAACGGGATCTTCAAAATCGCTGCGAACATGGGCACGCAGGTCAAGACCACGAAGAGCGCTGCAATATTGCCAAGATACATACTGGCGATTAAGCCCCAAACAAAGTCAGGTTGCTCAACAAATAGCAATGGACCGGGCTGTAAACCCCAGATTAAGAGACCGCCCAACAATACTGCAGCGGTCGGTGAGCCGGGGATACCCAAAGACAACATTGGCAAAAGCGCAGCAGTACCAGCTGCATTGTTTGCTGTTTCTGGAGCAACCAAGCCCTCTTCGGAACCCTTACCAAATTCTTTGGGGTTTTTAGACATTTGCTTCGCTAGGCCGTAGCTCATGAAGGCAGCTGGCGTTGCGCCACCGGGAGTGATACCCATCCAGCATCCAATCAAGCAGCTCCGGAGCGTTGTGGCCCAATAGCGGGGTAAGCGCGCCCAGGTCTCAAACACTACCTTCGCCCGAATCTTGGCAGTCTTGCCGGAGAAGTTCAATCCCTCTTCCATCGACTGCAAGATCTCACCAATACCAAAAAGACCAATCACCGCGATCAAGAAATCAAAGCCACGCATTAGTTCGGTAGAGCCAAAGGTCAAACGCAATTGACCGGTTACGCTATCCATACCAACAGCTGCCAGTGCAAAGCCGAGCATCATGGCGGAGAGCACCTTAAATGGCGAACCCTTGTTCATGCCCACAAAACTACAGAAGGTTAAAAGATAGACCGCAAAGAACTCTGGTGGACCAAACCGCAGAGCAAACTTAGCCACAATCGGGGCTAAGAAGGTAATCATGATGATGGCAAACAAGGCGCCAACAAATGATGCAGTGAAGGAAATCGTCAACGCCTCACCCGCTTTACCCTGCTGCGCCATGGGGTAACCATCAAAGGTTGTTGCAACCGACCACGGCTCACCCGGAATATTAAATAGAATGGAAGTAATCGCGCCACCAAATAATGCTCCCCAATAAATACAGGAGAGCATGATGATGGCTGATGTGGGGGGCATCGTAAACGTTAATGGCAACAAAATTGCAATTCCATTAGCGCCACCCAAGCCAGGCAAAACGCCAATAATCACCCCGAGCGTCACGCCGATCAACATCAACATAATGTTGAATGGCGTGAGTGCGACTGCAAAACCGTTAAATAGTGCGTTAAGTTCTTCCACCGTACGTTCCTCTTATCTTTTTAGTTTTTGGGATGAATGTGTCTTATTGAATGCCAACCAATGCGAGCGGATTAATGAGTGAGCCGCTAGGCAACGGAATCTGGAACCAGTACTCAAACATCATGTAGAGCGCTACGCTGACGGCAACACCGAGGGTGATTGATTTCCATGCGGCGTACTTACCAATCCAAATCATGAAAAAAGCAATGTAAATGGCGGCCGAAACATAGATGCCAATCAATTGCATCAATAAGACAAAAATGAAGGCGGGAACGAGAACGGCTAATACCTGACGAAATGGTCCTTTGTCCACAAAAGACTCATTACTCAATTCTTTTTGCCGAATCGCTTGAATCAAGGTTGCGGCGCTAGAAATCAAAATAATCAAACTAATGTAAAAAGGGAAATATCCTGCTTGCGGGCCATCGCTACCCCAGCTCGATCCCAATTTAATACTGCCTTGCATGATGACGATTGCAAAAACAAGGAAAGTAAGCGAGACCAAAATCTCAGCGGTGCGCATACTCAATAAGGCGTTTTGATTTGATTGCTCTGACATAACCGTATTTTTCTAGTATTTTTTAAATCGTTAGGTAAAAAAATAAGACCCCACAATGAGGTCTTATTTCTCAAGTCACATAATTACTTCGCGATAAATCCTGCTTCTTTCATCAGCTGAGCGTGAGTAGCATCGGCCTTTTCTAACCAAGCTACGTATTCTTTGCCGGTCATAAAGGTTTGGTTAAACGCGCCATCAGCCATGAACTTCTTCCACTCGGGTGTCTCACGAACTTTTTTGAACAAATCAACATAGAAGTCGACTTGAGCTTGAGTCACACCAGGCGGCATGAAAATACCACGCAACATGACATAGTCTGTGTTAACGCCAACCTCTTTACAGGTTGGAACATCATTCCACGATAGAGTGGCTGTGATTTTCTCTTTATAGGGCATACGCTGCGTATCAAATACGCACTGGGCAGTTAAAGTGCCAGCACGCCACTGAGCAACCGCTTCAATTGGATTATTTACAGTGGAGTCGACGTGATTACCCACTAACTGAACTGCTACCGCGCCACCGCCTCCAAAGGGTACGTATGTGAACTTAGTACCGGTTGCCTTCTCAAGCGCTACAGTAATGATTTGGTCTTCTTGCTTCGAGCCTGTACCGCCCATCTTGAACTTGCCTGGGCCCGCAGCTTTGGCTGCATCAATATAGTCTTTAGCGGACTTGTAACCTTTTGAGGTATTGGTCCACAACACGAACTGATCAAGTGCCAACATTGCAACCGGGGTCATATCTTTCCAACTAAATGGCACGCCAGTAGCACGAGGGGTAGTAAAGAGATTTGAGAGGGTAATGATGATCTTGTTGGGATCACCTTTGGCTTCTTTAATCGCCAGATAACCTTCTGCGCCTGCACCCGCACCCTTATTCACGGGGATGATCGACTGCTTCATCAGGTTATGTTTGGTGATAATTCCCTGAATCATTCGCGCCATTTGATCAGCGCCACCACCAGGGCCGGCAGAAATAATAAATTCAACGGGTTTTGTTGGCTCCCACTTAGCCTGTGCCTGAGCGGTCGTGGTAGCAGCAAAACCTGCCATCAACGCAACACTCAATAGGGTGGACTTGAATTTCAAACGCATGGCTGCTCCTCCAAAAAGTTTTTCAAAGTATTAAATTTGTTATGTAGCAACTTTGATGACTAATTCTTCAATAAAAGTTTTAGACAAAAATTGACAGACATCAACAAACAAAAATTTTCACATAAGTAAAACCCGTACTGACTAGTGAAAACCCGTACTTTATGGACTTATTTCAGGGGTAAATTGGTGCCGGAAATAGGAATCGAACCTACGACCTTCGCATTACGAATGCGCTGCTCTACCAACTGAGCTATTCCGGCATGAACCTTAGGAACAAGATTACGTTAAGCCTGTGATTTTATCCCAGCAAAATCAATGCCTTTATGGCTTGCTGGGATCAGCGCTCGCCAACGCTTTGGAGACCACCTCGCGCACATCGGGAGAGAGGCGGCCAACTGCTGCTATGGTCCCTAGCGCCGCTTTCATCGGCCTTTGGTAGCTCGGTGCAAACTGACGCCAGCGGTCTAAACCACGGGCGAGTCGTGCCGCTACCTGGGGATTGATCTCATCAAGTGCAATCACTTGCTCGGCCCAAAAGGCATAGGTCACGCCATCGGCCGCATGAAATCCACCTGGGTTACTCAAACAAAATGCATGAATGAGGCTACGTACCCGATTGGGGTTATTCATCTGAAAAGCAGGATGACGCATGAGCGCCTGAACGTAGCCAAGCGCAGACTGACCCTTAGTTTGCGGGGGTCGAGCAGCCTGCAAAGCAAACCACTTATCAACTACGAGCGGGTCTTCGGCAAAACGCTGATAAAAATCGGCCAAGGCATTCTCAGCCTGTGGTGCGTGAGCAAACACAAGGGCCTGTAAAGCCGCAAAGCGATCGGTCATATTGTTCGCCAGCTCGTATTGCTCTTCGGCAACCTCACACCATTGACTGTCCTTAGTTTCTACAAGCATCATGAGCGCATCATTTTTGAGAGCGCGCAGCCCCATACTCTTGGCATCCGGGCTGTAGTTTGCTGAGGTTTGGAGTAAGCGGTAGGTCTTTGCCCAATCGGATTTAAGCGCTTTTGCCACTGCTGACTTAAAGCCTCTACGTGCCCAGTGCAATTGCTGAGGATCGACGGACTGAACCTGCTCATACAAATAGGTTTCAGCTGGCAGCGTGAAGAGAAGTTGTTTAAAAGCCGGGTCGAATTGCGGATCGACTAGCAATCCACGGTAGGCCTCTAGCAATCGCTGATCTGGCTTTCGGTCTGCCAAAATCAATTGCTGAGCCAGCTTTTGCACAGCCTCCCACCGATTAAATGAATCCGTTTCATTTGCCATGAGAGCGAGCAGCTCCGCTTCACTTTGCTCATGCTCAAGCACAATCGGTGCAGAGAAATCCCGATTGATCGAAAGGACTGGTTTGGCAGGAATTTGCTTCACTACCCAAGTTTGCTCTGGCTGGGTCAGCTCCAGTAATACCTCTTGACCAAAATACTGCGCTTCTTTTGGGGTGATCGATGCGCCTTCCTCAAATAACAAACTTGCTTTCAATGGAATATGAAATGGTTTTTTGGTCTTCTGCCCAGGTGTCGGCGGGCAATATTGCTCTAGGCTTAGGCGATATTCTTTCTTGCGAGCATCAAAGTGCTCCTTCACTCGGACTCGTGGGGTACCCGATTGGCTGTACCAGTTTTTAAACTGGCTGAGATCACGCCCATTGGCGTCTGCCATCGCGGCGATGAACTCATCGCAGGTCACCGCCATCCCATCGTGACGCTTGAAATACAAATCCATGCCACGACGAAAGCCATCGACGCCAAGCAAAGTTTGGTACATGCGCACCACCTCGGCGCCCTTCTCATAGACCGTTACCGTATAAAAATTATTAATTTCTTGATACTCGTCAGGCCGAATCGGATGGGCCATGGGCCCCGCATCCTCGGGGAACTGCAACTGGCGCAATAAACGCACATCATCGATGCGTTTAACCGCCCTACCAGACTCTGTGCCCATTTGATCGGCTGAAAACTCTTGATCCCGAAAGACTGTTAAACCTTCTTTCAGGGAAAGTTGAAACCAATCCCTACAGGTCACCCGATTGCCCGTCCAATTATGAAAATACTCGTGCGCAACGACACTTTCCACATTGGCAAAATCGGTATCCGTCGCCGTTTGCGCGTCCGCCAGTACAAACTTGGTATTAAAGATATTGAGGCCCTTATTCTCCATCGCCCCCATATTGAAATCACTCACCGCCACAATCATGAAACGCTCTAGATCAAGCTCTAACCCAAAACGTTTCTCATCCCAGACAATCGATCGCTTTAGCGAGTCCATCGCGTGATGGGTTTTATGTAGATCACGAGGCTCAACCCAAATTTGCAACAGTTTTTTATCACCACTTCGAGATGTAATGACATCCTCTAGACAAACCAATTTGCCAGCCACTAAGGCAAATAGATAGGAGGGCTTCGGAAACGGATCTTCCCAGATAGCGCTGTGCCAACCATCGGCCAAATCCTCTTTGGCAATCAAATTGCCATTCGAGAGCAAGACTGGGTAATCGGCTTTCAGCGCGCGCATGGTCACGCGGTAGCGCGCCATCACATCGGGACGATCCTGGAAATACGTGATTTTGCGAAAACCTTCTGCTTCGCATTGCGTAAAGAAATTACCACGTGAAACATACAATCCCATCAGTGAGGTATTTTTATCGGGAATGCATGCTGTTTTAATTTCAATCACAAAACGCTGCTTGCCTTGATGAGGCAAACCATGAATCACCAATCTCCCTGGCGTTAGCTCCAAATGGCGATGCGTCTGGCCATTGATGCGCAGGCTAATGAACTCTAGATCCTCCCCATCTAAGATAAGGGGAAGCTCGTCTTTAGCGGTTTGCGTTACCTCACCTGGAATTACCTCAATGCGACTATGCACCAGGGTACGTTGGGGCATTAACTCAACATCGAGTTCCACTTGGCCAAATTGATAATCAGGGGCTTTGTATTGAGAGCGCAAGAAGCGCTTGGCAGAATCAGTTCGCATGAAACGATTTTAGTTGGATCTTTACTTAACGCTTACGCGAAATCTCCGCCCCATAGCAAGGTCGCCAGTCCAAGCAGAATGAATATCATGGCCGCAATGCGATGCACCCACGCAATTGGCAGGCGCTTGGTAAATTGTTTACCAAGCCATACTGCTGGGGCATTGGCCAGCATCATGCCAAGTGTGGTTCCCAGGGTTACAGATATCACACTGTCGTACTTGGCGCCCAGAGCAATCGTCGCAATTTGCGTCTTATCACCCATCTCAGCAATGAAAAACAAAGTAGTGGTCAAAACAAAAATTGCCCAAGCTCCTTTTGCTGGTTTTGTGGCCTGGTCTTCGTCCAATTTGTCGGGGATCAGTAGCCAAGCGCCAAGTGCTAAAAATCCAATTCCCAGAATCCAACGCAACAGATCAGGACTCAGTAGCCCAGCAACCCAATGCCCC encodes:
- a CDS encoding rubredoxin, with amino-acid sequence MRTYLCIVCGFIYDESAGRPEDGIAPGTKWDDVPADWACPDCGAGKDSFEMMAI
- the ilvD gene encoding dihydroxy-acid dehydratase gives rise to the protein MNERSRMVTEGVARAPNRSMYYAMGYKEEDFVKPMVGVANGHSTITPCNSGLQKLADAAIDALEKAGAKAQVFGTPTVSDGIGMGTEGMKYSLVSREVIADSIEVCVNGLWQDGVVVIGGCDKNMPGGMIALARTNVPGIYVYGGTIKAGHYKGKELNIVSAFEAVGEFTSGRLTEEDLKGVEQNACPSSGSCGGMYTANTMSSSFEALGMSLPYSSTMSNVDQEKVDSAAESARVLVQAIKNNIRPRDIITKKSLENAVSVIMAVGGSTNAVLHFLAIASAAEIDWTIDDFERIRKRVPVIADMKPSGTYLAPDLHLAGGIPQVMKILLDGGLLHGDCMTITGKTIAETLKDVPSKPRADQKVIRTLDNPLYPQGHLAILKGNISPEGCVAKITGLKNPSITGPARVFNSEDEAMAAIMAQKIKHGDVVVIRYEGPKGGPGMREMLAPTSALVGQGLGETVGLITDGRFSGGTWGMVVGHVAPEAFVGGTIALIEEGDSVTIDAHKLLIQLNVPDEEIAKRRAAWKQPKSRYTRGLLAKYARLASSASKGAVTDRNLD
- a CDS encoding M23 family metallopeptidase, which translates into the protein MQLIWISGSTDRVRKINITAQSIAKLVAIACAVMVLLGVGIHFLGLRIAIEVKPDLARAMGGVVTEAQLLAIEDGYRQRLEALQSQLTSVSEKLNELKTLKDRFADIATPAPVKSKLNEKSDGKGGPLKPIHFKFNKPGSLDDELDYTLNTAQLLHDGVIKMGTTWQNQYAWLNQLPIGSPIEDRLGLTSNFGPRTDPFTKTLAFHSGIDFSAPAGTAVLASGNGKVSKVARDGAYGIYIEIEHADGFTSKYAHVRATFVKEGQTVARGQKIAEVGSTGRSTSPHLHYEISRNGNTINPMQALVYSNRVASIK
- a CDS encoding bactofilin family protein, translated to MFSKSSSNKSSVTSKESFGTIVDEFTEVHGRLVSSTSLRIDGKVIGNVEASQDNNVSIAIGKSGLVQGDIYAYRIFIAGKVTGNIYCTERVELHDGAEVTGDVTYGQIGVEAGAKLNGMMIHRSKDANPELQDSAQVFQNNWNRITKE
- a CDS encoding copper chaperone PCu(A)C; this translates as MNINFLQAVTASALIAFSGYSLAHNDMKSPEYRIGQLKIENPYARATAPGQKAAGGFMKIENKGAADQLIAASSPVAGEMQLHTMAMDGNVMKMREVKAIDVPANGSVELKPGGLHLMFMDIKSPLKAGEAVPVKLKFQKAGEVEIKVPVREMGAGSGHMKH
- a CDS encoding DUF2946 family protein, whose protein sequence is MRFPHQKLIHWLCAITFLWSVFTPALAQAFEPSVDGSFLTMELCALDGSKQTINLDTEAPVAMSNDCPYCVTQSLAPLSLLTNLEFASPSTPILTANLYLESAKTLFAWVKLPAQGPPSNACI
- a CDS encoding tripartite tricarboxylate transporter permease — its product is MEELNALFNGFAVALTPFNIMLMLIGVTLGVIIGVLPGLGGANGIAILLPLTFTMPPTSAIIMLSCIYWGALFGGAITSILFNIPGEPWSVATTFDGYPMAQQGKAGEALTISFTASFVGALFAIIMITFLAPIVAKFALRFGPPEFFAVYLLTFCSFVGMNKGSPFKVLSAMMLGFALAAVGMDSVTGQLRLTFGSTELMRGFDFLIAVIGLFGIGEILQSMEEGLNFSGKTAKIRAKVVFETWARLPRYWATTLRSCLIGCWMGITPGGATPAAFMSYGLAKQMSKNPKEFGKGSEEGLVAPETANNAAGTAALLPMLSLGIPGSPTAAVLLGGLLIWGLQPGPLLFVEQPDFVWGLIASMYLGNIAALFVVLTCVPMFAAILKIPFSIIAPVIIVICSVGAYTVNNAMFDVWLMLGFGVLGYLFKKLDYPMAPMVLALVLGDRAEDSFRQAMLVSQGNLGIFFSNPLVGTITALALILLFWPLLSKLRSKKAAAI
- a CDS encoding tripartite tricarboxylate transporter TctB family protein, giving the protein MSEQSNQNALLSMRTAEILVSLTFLVFAIVIMQGSIKLGSSWGSDGPQAGYFPFYISLIILISSAATLIQAIRQKELSNESFVDKGPFRQVLAVLVPAFIFVLLMQLIGIYVSAAIYIAFFMIWIGKYAAWKSITLGVAVSVALYMMFEYWFQIPLPSGSLINPLALVGIQ
- a CDS encoding Bug family tripartite tricarboxylate transporter substrate binding protein — protein: MRLKFKSTLLSVALMAGFAATTTAQAQAKWEPTKPVEFIISAGPGGGADQMARMIQGIITKHNLMKQSIIPVNKGAGAGAEGYLAIKEAKGDPNKIIITLSNLFTTPRATGVPFSWKDMTPVAMLALDQFVLWTNTSKGYKSAKDYIDAAKAAGPGKFKMGGTGSKQEDQIITVALEKATGTKFTYVPFGGGGAVAVQLVGNHVDSTVNNPIEAVAQWRAGTLTAQCVFDTQRMPYKEKITATLSWNDVPTCKEVGVNTDYVMLRGIFMPPGVTQAQVDFYVDLFKKVRETPEWKKFMADGAFNQTFMTGKEYVAWLEKADATHAQLMKEAGFIAK
- the pepN gene encoding aminopeptidase N; translation: MRTDSAKRFLRSQYKAPDYQFGQVELDVELMPQRTLVHSRIEVIPGEVTQTAKDELPLILDGEDLEFISLRINGQTHRHLELTPGRLVIHGLPHQGKQRFVIEIKTACIPDKNTSLMGLYVSRGNFFTQCEAEGFRKITYFQDRPDVMARYRVTMRALKADYPVLLSNGNLIAKEDLADGWHSAIWEDPFPKPSYLFALVAGKLVCLEDVITSRSGDKKLLQIWVEPRDLHKTHHAMDSLKRSIVWDEKRFGLELDLERFMIVAVSDFNMGAMENKGLNIFNTKFVLADAQTATDTDFANVESVVAHEYFHNWTGNRVTCRDWFQLSLKEGLTVFRDQEFSADQMGTESGRAVKRIDDVRLLRQLQFPEDAGPMAHPIRPDEYQEINNFYTVTVYEKGAEVVRMYQTLLGVDGFRRGMDLYFKRHDGMAVTCDEFIAAMADANGRDLSQFKNWYSQSGTPRVRVKEHFDARKKEYRLSLEQYCPPTPGQKTKKPFHIPLKASLLFEEGASITPKEAQYFGQEVLLELTQPEQTWVVKQIPAKPVLSINRDFSAPIVLEHEQSEAELLALMANETDSFNRWEAVQKLAQQLILADRKPDQRLLEAYRGLLVDPQFDPAFKQLLFTLPAETYLYEQVQSVDPQQLHWARRGFKSAVAKALKSDWAKTYRLLQTSANYSPDAKSMGLRALKNDALMMLVETKDSQWCEVAEEQYELANNMTDRFAALQALVFAHAPQAENALADFYQRFAEDPLVVDKWFALQAARPPQTKGQSALGYVQALMRHPAFQMNNPNRVRSLIHAFCLSNPGGFHAADGVTYAFWAEQVIALDEINPQVAARLARGLDRWRQFAPSYQRPMKAALGTIAAVGRLSPDVREVVSKALASADPSKP
- a CDS encoding TMEM165/GDT1 family protein, with product MDFYGLLISTGVVALAEIGDKTQLLSLMLAARYPKHAWPIIWGILLATLVNHALAAFVGHWVAGLLSPDLLRWILGIGFLALGAWLLIPDKLDEDQATKPAKGAWAIFVLTTTLFFIAEMGDKTQIATIALGAKYDSVISVTLGTTLGMMLANAPAVWLGKQFTKRLPIAWVHRIAAMIFILLGLATLLWGGDFA